The Mesorhizobium sp. M1D.F.Ca.ET.043.01.1.1 genome contains a region encoding:
- a CDS encoding DUF1007 family protein, with amino-acid sequence MHLRRQATMLASALAATFAGIEPAEVHPHVFAEARLDVILSPDHQSVKALRHLWRFDDLFSSTVMMEFDKNSDLKLDDNELKEVADTVHSSLAEFNYFQLVTQDGKDVPMVPPPHLMANFDNDQLIILFESEPKTPIKLAGKIDIGVYDPTFYTAIDFTDDANLTVEGLPSNCTKKVVRPDPDEAIKENQKTLTEAFFNDPTGTDMSKIFATKLELNCPPEG; translated from the coding sequence ATGCATTTGAGACGGCAAGCAACCATGCTGGCTTCGGCCCTTGCGGCGACATTTGCGGGGATCGAGCCGGCCGAGGTGCATCCGCATGTCTTTGCCGAAGCCCGCCTCGACGTGATCCTCTCCCCGGATCACCAAAGTGTGAAAGCGCTGCGCCATCTGTGGCGTTTCGACGATCTTTTTTCGAGTACGGTGATGATGGAGTTCGACAAGAACTCCGATCTGAAGCTTGACGACAACGAGCTCAAGGAAGTGGCCGACACCGTCCATTCCTCGCTGGCCGAGTTCAACTACTTCCAGTTGGTCACGCAGGACGGCAAGGATGTGCCCATGGTCCCGCCGCCGCATCTGATGGCCAATTTCGACAACGACCAGCTGATCATCCTGTTCGAGTCCGAACCGAAGACGCCGATCAAGCTCGCCGGCAAGATCGACATCGGCGTCTACGATCCGACCTTCTACACGGCGATCGATTTCACCGACGACGCCAACCTCACCGTCGAGGGCCTGCCCTCCAACTGCACCAAGAAGGTGGTCCGTCCCGATCCGGACGAAGCGATCAAGGAAAACCAGAAGACCCTGACGGAAGCCTTCTTCAACGATCCGACAGGCACCGACATGAGCAAGATCTTCGCCACCAAGCTCGAACTGAATTGTCCGCCAGAAGGATAA
- a CDS encoding amidase, with amino-acid sequence MPGTHGPLNAFLDLRQMPVANAQLGPLAGLRLAVKDIYDVAGYRTGCGNPRKFEDAHAASQTAEAVQMILDAGARFVGKTQTDELAFSLFGQNSHFAFPVNAAAPDRVTGGSSSGSAAAVAGGLADIAIGSDTGGSIRAPASFCGLIGLRTSHGRISLEGAMKLAPSFDTFGWFADDIETYAAVGKLLLGRDPHQHPLDRPLSIRWLDAFVSGPAEAAEYARMKALAAGVVGVPTETEYAFASFPDDLYWCFRRLQAFEAWQVHGSWILAGNHGLGPGVDERFGFGRTIDAGTVAIERERRQVFRSELGALLGNNGFLVLPTVPGAAPLAASTPEQFQAYRERALHLLCLAGLSGFPQITLPLGSVDGAPFGLSLLGPSGSDAALIRLGRKILDAARKI; translated from the coding sequence ATGCCAGGCACCCACGGCCCTCTGAACGCCTTTCTCGATCTGCGCCAAATGCCCGTGGCCAATGCGCAATTGGGCCCGCTTGCCGGCCTGCGCCTGGCCGTCAAGGACATTTACGACGTCGCCGGCTATCGCACCGGCTGCGGCAACCCGCGCAAGTTCGAAGACGCTCACGCCGCCTCGCAGACGGCCGAGGCCGTGCAGATGATCCTCGACGCCGGCGCGCGATTCGTCGGCAAGACGCAGACCGACGAGCTCGCCTTCTCGCTGTTCGGCCAGAATTCGCATTTCGCGTTTCCGGTGAACGCGGCCGCACCCGACCGCGTGACCGGCGGCTCTTCCTCCGGCTCGGCCGCGGCGGTCGCCGGCGGACTTGCCGACATCGCCATTGGTTCCGACACCGGCGGCTCGATCCGAGCGCCGGCGAGCTTCTGCGGCCTGATCGGGCTGCGCACCAGCCACGGCCGCATCTCGCTCGAGGGCGCGATGAAGCTCGCGCCGAGCTTCGACACCTTCGGCTGGTTCGCCGACGACATCGAAACCTACGCGGCGGTCGGCAAGCTTCTGCTCGGGCGCGATCCTCACCAGCATCCGCTCGACCGCCCGCTGTCGATCCGCTGGCTCGATGCCTTCGTCTCCGGGCCGGCCGAAGCCGCCGAATATGCCCGGATGAAGGCATTGGCTGCCGGCGTCGTCGGCGTGCCGACCGAGACCGAATACGCCTTCGCCTCCTTCCCGGACGACCTCTACTGGTGCTTCCGCCGGCTGCAGGCCTTTGAGGCCTGGCAGGTGCATGGCAGCTGGATCTTGGCAGGCAACCATGGCCTCGGTCCAGGTGTCGACGAGCGTTTCGGCTTCGGCCGCACGATCGATGCCGGCACGGTTGCCATCGAGCGGGAACGCCGGCAGGTCTTCCGTTCCGAGCTCGGCGCTTTGCTCGGCAACAACGGCTTCCTCGTTCTGCCGACCGTTCCCGGCGCGGCGCCGCTCGCCGCGAGCACGCCGGAGCAATTCCAGGCCTATCGCGAAAGGGCGCTGCATCTTTTGTGCCTGGCCGGCCTGTCGGGTTTCCCGCAGATCACCTTGCCGCTCGGTTCCGTCGACGGCGCGCCCTTCGGCCTGTCGCTGCTTGGCCCTTCCGGCAGCGACGCCGCTTTGATACGGCTCGGCCGCAAGATTCTCGACGCGGCACGAAAGATCTGA
- a CDS encoding SCP2 sterol-binding domain-containing protein: MGVQEIADRIRSRVAGAGFEHSVKFDTGSDGVVVIDGATVSTTDAPADCTIKLSLDDLDSLIAGDLNPTMAFMAGKLKVEGDMTVAMALSQLLG; encoded by the coding sequence ATGGGCGTTCAGGAGATTGCCGACAGGATCAGGTCGCGCGTGGCAGGTGCGGGCTTCGAGCACTCGGTCAAGTTCGACACCGGCAGCGACGGCGTCGTCGTCATCGACGGCGCGACGGTCTCGACAACCGATGCGCCGGCCGACTGCACGATCAAGCTCTCGCTCGACGATCTCGACTCGCTGATCGCCGGCGACCTCAACCCGACCATGGCCTTCATGGCCGGCAAGCTGAAGGTCGAGGGCGACATGACGGTCGCCATGGCGCTCAGCCAGTTGCTCGGCTGA
- the fliR gene encoding flagellar biosynthetic protein FliR, protein MNALSQGVVIAAFLAFCRIGACFMLMPGLSSARVPIQVRLFVSVAATGGLLAFLWDRIYPYVDPRPQVLAPMIVSELLVGGLIGAMTRLYMEALRFMGSAIAMLIGYGGSGGPAIEEPEPQAALAAIISFSALLLLFVFDFDHEIVRALVASYTVAPVNVFFNPQAALVDVTDTVSDAFFLVIRLGSPFVAYAILVNLTIGFVNKLTPQIPVYFISLPFVIAGGLIIFYFAIGTLLSLFVDGFVDLTLAR, encoded by the coding sequence GTGAACGCGCTTTCGCAAGGCGTCGTCATCGCCGCCTTCCTCGCCTTCTGCCGCATCGGCGCCTGCTTCATGCTGATGCCGGGCCTGTCGAGCGCCCGCGTGCCGATTCAGGTCAGGCTGTTCGTGTCGGTCGCCGCCACCGGCGGTTTGCTCGCCTTCCTGTGGGACCGCATCTACCCCTATGTCGACCCGCGCCCGCAGGTGCTGGCGCCGATGATCGTCTCCGAGCTTCTGGTCGGCGGGCTGATCGGCGCGATGACCAGGCTCTACATGGAGGCGCTGCGCTTCATGGGTTCGGCCATCGCCATGCTGATCGGCTATGGCGGCTCGGGCGGGCCGGCGATCGAGGAGCCAGAGCCGCAGGCAGCGCTTGCCGCGATCATCTCGTTCTCGGCGCTGCTCCTGCTTTTCGTCTTCGACTTCGACCACGAGATCGTGCGGGCGCTGGTCGCCTCCTACACGGTCGCCCCGGTCAACGTGTTCTTCAACCCGCAGGCAGCGCTTGTCGACGTCACCGACACGGTGTCGGACGCCTTCTTCCTGGTCATCCGTCTCGGCAGCCCCTTCGTCGCCTATGCCATCCTGGTCAATCTGACGATCGGCTTCGTCAACAAGCTGACGCCGCAGATCCCGGTCTATTTCATCTCGCTGCCCTTCGTCATCGCGGGTGGCCTGATCATCTTCTATTTCGCCATCGGCACCTTGCTGTCACTGTTCGTCGACGGCTTTGTCGACCTGACGCTGGCGAGGTAG
- a CDS encoding N-acetyltransferase — protein sequence MEYLIKSALAATEIAPSSGPSGERFSAGEKAPMAALAPSLAHRAEAGSRGAPDEGAALAPAFVILAESAADMQAREALLDRAMGPKRRKKSSEKLRRGRRPSEGLAFVARDPSGAVVGTVRLWDVMLGEGGPAALLLGPLAVEPGLKSGGIGSALMRHAIAEASRLGHSAILLVGDAPYYGRFGFSADRTGSLAMPGPYERHRLLALELKEGVLDGAKGTIKAAGRRVKALDFVA from the coding sequence ATGGAATACCTGATCAAATCGGCCCTTGCGGCCACCGAAATTGCCCCCTCGTCCGGACCGTCGGGTGAGCGTTTCTCCGCGGGGGAGAAGGCTCCGATGGCGGCGCTGGCGCCCTCCCTTGCCCACCGGGCAGAGGCTGGCTCGCGCGGCGCTCCGGACGAGGGGGCCGCCCTGGCGCCGGCCTTCGTCATCCTTGCCGAAAGCGCGGCCGACATGCAGGCGCGCGAAGCGCTGCTCGACCGGGCGATGGGGCCGAAGCGCAGGAAGAAGTCGTCCGAGAAGCTGCGGCGCGGGCGCCGGCCTTCGGAAGGCCTGGCCTTTGTCGCGCGCGATCCGTCGGGCGCGGTCGTCGGCACGGTGCGGCTGTGGGACGTGATGCTGGGCGAGGGCGGTCCGGCTGCACTGCTGCTCGGGCCGCTTGCGGTCGAACCGGGATTGAAGAGCGGCGGCATCGGCTCGGCGCTGATGCGGCATGCCATCGCCGAAGCCTCGAGGCTTGGCCATAGCGCGATCCTGCTCGTCGGCGATGCGCCTTATTACGGGCGGTTCGGCTTTTCAGCCGACCGCACCGGATCGCTCGCCATGCCCGGCCCCTATGAGCGGCACCGGCTGCTGGCCCTGGAGCTGAAGGAGGGTGTTCTCGACGGCGCCAAGGGCACGATCAAGGCCGCCGGTCGGAGGGTCAAGGCGCTGGACTTCGTCGCCTGA
- a CDS encoding LysR family transcriptional regulator, with translation MDTLTRMRAFIDVVEAEGFSAAARKIGRSKALLSKYVRELEDELGALLLNRTTRQFSLTEAGHTYYQRASEIVREVDSLADAVRESSGDVRGRIKLSAARTFADAPIGQSLIDFARQHPDIVLDIHLDDRFVDLVEEGFDLAVRISRLENSSLIARRLGPFSVKLCASPDLIAKHGMPTRPQDLANMPCLVDTNGRSLANWRFRGEGEESMSVAVSGPIEVNSPIVARAAAVSGLGFAMLPDFIAAPDIASGKLVTALNDRILSGTGIFAVYPHRRYLPAKVRVFVDFLVQWFRTRDTA, from the coding sequence ATGGACACTTTGACCCGTATGCGCGCCTTTATCGACGTGGTCGAGGCCGAAGGCTTTTCGGCCGCCGCGCGCAAGATCGGCCGATCGAAGGCGCTGCTGTCGAAATATGTGCGCGAGCTGGAGGACGAGCTCGGCGCGCTGCTGTTGAACCGCACGACCAGGCAGTTCTCGCTGACCGAAGCCGGCCACACCTATTACCAACGCGCCTCCGAGATCGTGCGCGAGGTCGACAGCCTGGCCGATGCCGTGCGCGAATCGTCCGGCGACGTGCGCGGCCGGATCAAGCTCTCGGCGGCGCGAACCTTCGCCGATGCGCCGATCGGACAGTCGCTTATCGACTTCGCCAGGCAGCATCCCGACATTGTGCTCGACATCCATCTCGATGATCGCTTCGTCGACCTGGTCGAGGAGGGTTTCGACCTCGCAGTGCGCATCTCGCGGCTTGAGAACTCGTCGCTGATCGCCAGGCGCCTGGGACCATTTTCGGTCAAGCTCTGCGCGTCGCCGGACCTGATTGCCAAGCACGGCATGCCGACGCGTCCGCAGGATCTCGCCAACATGCCGTGCCTGGTCGACACCAACGGCCGCTCGCTGGCCAATTGGCGCTTCAGGGGTGAGGGCGAGGAGTCCATGAGCGTCGCCGTCTCCGGCCCGATCGAGGTCAACAGCCCGATCGTGGCGCGAGCTGCTGCTGTCTCCGGCCTCGGCTTCGCCATGCTGCCGGATTTCATAGCTGCACCCGATATCGCTTCCGGCAAGTTGGTTACCGCGCTCAACGATCGCATCCTGTCGGGTACCGGCATCTTCGCCGTCTATCCGCACCGCCGCTATCTGCCCGCCAAGGTCCGCGTCTTCGTCGATTTCCTGGTGCAGTGGTTCAGGACGCGCGACACCGCCTGA
- a CDS encoding rod-binding protein, with the protein MDVARAAEPADVAAARAALARRAGGTAGAFSIDQAASVDAGSVLSRAAADKAEAANPAKKFQRFEAMVLTTFIQNMMPKDTEGVYGKGLAGDMWKSQLAEKVADVMAAHGGIGIAKSMLADHYMDGKRKVPVGPVGGGPEKAEIDQQTRLSTSMIEELERKAARSMTGDDTTIKTDIKI; encoded by the coding sequence ATGGACGTTGCCCGCGCAGCCGAGCCGGCCGATGTCGCGGCCGCGCGAGCAGCGCTCGCGAGGCGCGCCGGCGGCACCGCAGGGGCCTTTTCGATCGACCAGGCCGCCTCCGTCGATGCCGGCTCGGTGCTCTCGCGCGCCGCGGCGGACAAAGCCGAAGCGGCAAATCCGGCGAAAAAATTCCAGCGCTTCGAGGCGATGGTGCTGACGACTTTCATCCAGAACATGATGCCCAAGGACACCGAAGGCGTTTATGGCAAGGGGCTGGCCGGCGACATGTGGAAGTCGCAGCTGGCTGAAAAGGTGGCCGATGTCATGGCCGCGCATGGCGGCATCGGCATCGCGAAATCGATGCTTGCCGACCACTATATGGACGGCAAGCGCAAGGTGCCGGTCGGACCTGTCGGGGGCGGACCGGAGAAAGCCGAGATCGACCAGCAGACCAGGCTTTCGACCTCGATGATCGAGGAGCTTGAGCGCAAGGCTGCCCGGTCGATGACCGGCGACGACACAACCATAAAGACAGACATCAAGATCTAG
- the odc2 gene encoding ornithine/lysine decarboxylase has protein sequence MATQRILDFLATRRPNGPCLVVDLDVVRDNFRAFEKALPDSKIYYAVKANPAPEILRLLAAMGSSFDTASVAEVEMAMDAGAPADRISFGNTIKKERDIARAYQLGIRLYAVDCVEEVEKIARAAPGSRVFCRVLTDGEGAEWPLSRKFGCVPAMAVDVLRHAKGLGLDAYGVSFHVGSQQTDLTAWDRALGDAKKVFATLAEEGIVLKMVNMGGGFPTRYLKDVPAAQAYGQSIFSALRKHFGNALPETIIEPGRGMVGNAGVIKSEVVLISKKADNDNVRWVFLDIGKFGGLAETMDEAIRYPLVTRHDGGETAPCVLAGPTCDSADVMYEKTPYPLPLSLTIGDEVLIEGTGAYTTTYSAVAFNGFEPLRSYVI, from the coding sequence ATGGCCACCCAGCGCATCCTTGACTTCCTCGCCACCCGACGTCCGAACGGTCCCTGCCTCGTCGTCGACCTCGATGTCGTGCGCGACAATTTCCGCGCCTTCGAGAAGGCGCTGCCCGATTCCAAGATCTACTATGCGGTGAAAGCAAACCCGGCGCCGGAAATCCTGCGCCTGCTTGCTGCGATGGGCTCGTCCTTCGACACCGCATCCGTTGCCGAAGTCGAGATGGCGATGGACGCCGGTGCGCCGGCCGACCGCATTTCCTTCGGCAACACCATCAAGAAGGAGCGCGACATTGCGCGCGCCTACCAGCTCGGCATCCGCCTCTATGCGGTGGACTGCGTCGAGGAGGTCGAAAAGATCGCCCGCGCCGCTCCCGGGTCGCGCGTGTTCTGCCGCGTGCTCACCGACGGCGAGGGCGCCGAATGGCCGCTGTCGCGCAAGTTCGGCTGCGTGCCGGCGATGGCCGTCGACGTGCTGCGTCATGCCAAGGGCCTTGGCCTCGACGCCTATGGCGTGTCGTTCCATGTCGGCTCGCAGCAGACGGACCTCACGGCCTGGGACCGCGCGCTGGGCGATGCCAAGAAGGTGTTCGCGACGCTCGCCGAGGAAGGCATCGTCTTGAAGATGGTCAACATGGGCGGCGGCTTCCCGACCCGCTACCTGAAGGACGTGCCGGCGGCGCAGGCCTATGGCCAGTCGATCTTCTCGGCCCTGCGCAAGCATTTCGGCAACGCGCTGCCCGAGACGATCATCGAGCCGGGCCGCGGCATGGTCGGCAATGCAGGCGTCATCAAGTCGGAAGTCGTGCTGATCTCGAAGAAGGCCGACAACGACAACGTGCGCTGGGTGTTCCTCGACATCGGCAAGTTCGGCGGCCTCGCCGAGACCATGGACGAGGCGATCCGTTACCCGCTCGTCACCCGGCATGACGGCGGCGAGACCGCGCCTTGCGTGCTCGCCGGCCCGACCTGCGATTCGGCCGACGTGATGTACGAGAAGACGCCCTATCCGCTGCCCCTGTCGCTGACCATTGGCGACGAGGTGCTGATCGAAGGCACCGGAGCCTACACGACCACCTACTCGGCGGTCGCCTTCAACGGCTTCGAACCGCTGCGATCCTATGTGATCTGA